The Arachis hypogaea cultivar Tifrunner chromosome 19, arahy.Tifrunner.gnm2.J5K5, whole genome shotgun sequence genome has a window encoding:
- the LOC112777843 gene encoding protein FAR1-RELATED SEQUENCE 5-like isoform X1 encodes MEGIMVCGISQPRSDGPQFAHLVPANRRLTITDKVQVENLHNFGVKTCHIMGYIAFQKGGYHHAGFTHKYLYNHIDRYRRSKVKNGDANAAINYLIGKSNNDPLFFGKYTFTSDKKLEHKFWADGQSIVDYHCFGDIVAFDSTYKKNKYNKPLVIFSGCNHHGKTVIFGFDLLSDETTETYKWLLETFVEAMGGKSSKAVITEGDLAMRDAIKNVLPDATHRLCGWHLQKNACENIKNPNFLRDFKGLIYDNNDHRDFDRRWAAILDKHNLVGSTWMEKTYETRAMWSHCFLRDKFFGYIRTTSQCEGINSLIRFYVNRKNTLIDFMHNLDRALKEYRNNELIADFKSQCSESVMITSLKVYERSASCYFTRNIFKEIRNEIQRAGALNIKVLSTTLDKVEFSVTALGDPAKDQRVEVDRSMNLFSCLCKLFESRGIPCSHVFCAMKFENILEFPDSFRGVCGSDRIGYGQNSDPIRTTIIGSDRIQYPQFLRLDPIRSDPHICGSDRISDIGYIRKTQKYF; translated from the coding sequence ATGGAAGGTATCATGGTTTGTGGAATCTCACAACCACGATCTGACGGCCCCCAATTTGCGCATCTGGTTCCGGCCAATCGTCGTCTCACTATTACTGATAAAGTCCAAGTagaaaatcttcataattttggtGTCAAGACGTGCCATATTATGGGATATATTGCGTTCCAGAAGGGTGGATATCATCATGCTGGCTTCACACACAAATATTTGTACAACCATATTGATCGTTATCGTCGGTCAAAAGTAAAAAACGGGGATGCCAATGCGGCAATAAACTATTTGATTGGCAAGTCAAACAACGATCCGCTGTTCTTTGGGAAGTATACGTTCACTAGTGACAAAAAGCTCGAGCATAAATTTTGGGCAGATGGCCAGTCAATTGTTGACTATCACTGCTTTGGAGATATTGTTGCCTTTGATTCAACGTACAAGAAGAATAAATACAACAAACCTTTGGTTATTTTCTCCGGATGCAATCATCATGGGAAGACTGTTATCTTCGGCTTCGACCTACTATCCGACGAAACCACAGAGACGTATAAGTGGTTGTTGGAAACGTTTGTTGAAGCTATGGGTGGGAAAAGTTCTAAAGCAGTAATAACTGAAGGAGACCTTGCCATGCGAGATGCAATCAAGAATGTTCTTCCTGATGCGACCCATCGGTTATGCGGATGGCATCTTCAGAAAAATGCATGTGAAAATATAAAGAATCCTAATTTCCTACGCGATTTTAAGGGTCTTATATACGACAACAACGACCACAGAGACTTTGATCGGAGATGGGCAGCCATTTTGGATAAGCACAACCTTGTTGGGAGTACCTGGATGGAAAAGACGTACGAAACTCGTGCGATGTGGTCCCATTGTTTCCTGCGGGATAAGTTTTTCGGTTACATAAGGACGACGTCACAGTGTGAAGGTATAAATTCTCTCATCAGATTTTATGTTAATCGCAAGAACACCCTCATTGACTTCATGCATAACCTGGATAGGGCCTTAAAAGAGTATAGAAACAATGAATTAATAGCTGACTTTAAGTCTCAGTGCTCTGAGTCAGTGATGATTACCTCGTTGAAGGTATATGAAAGATCTGCATCATGTTATTTTACTCGAAACATTTTCAAGGAAATTCGTAATGAGATTCAGAGGGCAGGGGCTTTGAATATCAAGGTACTAAGCACAACCTTGGACAAGGTAGAGTTCAGTGTGACTGCTCTCGGAGACCCAGCCAAAGATCAACGGGTGGAAGTCGATAGAAGTATGAATCTGTTCTCGTGCTTGTGCAAGCTATTTGAATCACGTGGTATTCCCTGTAGTCATGTTTTCTGTGCCATGAAGTTCGAAAACATCCTTGAGTTTCCAGATTCATTTAGGGGTgtctgcggatcggatcggatcggatatggccaaaattCCGATCCGATTCGCACTAcaatcatcggatcggatcggatccaatatccgcagtttttaaggttggatccgatccgatccgatccacacatttgcggatcggatcggatatcggatatcggatatatccgcaaaacacaaaaatatttttaa